The following DNA comes from Apis cerana isolate GH-2021 linkage group LG14, AcerK_1.0, whole genome shotgun sequence.
TTTTATCAACCGCGTTCGGAAGATACAGtacatattttgttttacttcatgcataatattaatcttatgttaatatttatcttatattgttattaaattaatatttaaattgtttatgtattacatatattagtTAATGCTGATATGGGATACATGTCCAAAATATGCCAAATTACGACATGCAATTATGAATTTACCAGAAATTCAACAAATTCAAGACgagaataaacaattttacaaagaaTTAACGAATTTAACAGGTATGGTGATTTCAACTCCAAATGATGTCAACTCACTTTATGGAACATTAACAGCAGAGGTTtgcagaaaaaattattaccttacgttattttatatgtaacgtatttaaagaaattttattaacattgtaAATTGATTACTTTAGAaacatatgaatttaattcttcCCAAATGGACTAAGAATTATTATCCTGATAAATTGATACCACTTACGTtatatgattttcaattaaatgtatataatgattttcttAAAAGACTTAAAGGAGGaccatttcttaaaaaaattattaccgaTATGTtagcgaaaaaaaataatactttaaaaccCGAAGTAAGGaaaatgtttatgtatatTGGTCATGATAGTACTATTGTAACTTTAATGGATGTCATGCATGTATGGAATAATCAAATgccaaattataatatcatgatAATGATTGAATTgcatgaaaataatgatgaatGGAATGTTCAGGTAAAGCagtaatataaagtaatataaaaaatttgataagatataatataaaaatcatttctattatttttatattctattttttttagatatttttaagaaatactaCTGAATATGAACCATATCCTCTGACAATTCCTGGATGTACAACAATATGTCctctcgaaaaatttatacaaattttaaatccaatGATCCCAGATAATTGGAACGAAGAATGTAAAGTTAATGGAGAATATAAACCACCACCAG
Coding sequences within:
- the LOC108001023 gene encoding lysosomal acid phosphatase isoform X4 gives rise to the protein MRHGERAPQDTYPNDPYLNNSMEPYGWGQLTNEGRRNQYNQGLFLRKKYNNFLGPTYSPDIFYLQSTAVDRTKMSAMLEAAALWKPTEKQSFKRDLAWQPVTLFYQPRSEDTLMLIWDTCPKYAKLRHAIMNLPEIQQIQDENKQFYKELTNLTGMVISTPNDVNSLYGTLTAEKHMNLILPKWTKNYYPDKLIPLTLYDFQLNVYNDFLKRLKGGPFLKKIITDMLAKKNNTLKPEVRKMFMYIGHDSTIVTLMDVMHVWNNQMPNYNIMIMIELHENNDEWNVQIFLRNTTEYEPYPLTIPGCTTICPLEKFIQILNPMIPDNWNEECKVNGEYKPPPAPLP
- the LOC108001023 gene encoding prostatic acid phosphatase isoform X1, with translation MIVFKLIFFMNFIYSTLELLMLIENVKTSKHNKEIENDSLRLVTVIMRHGERAPQDTYPNDPYLNNSMEPYGWGQLTNEGRRNQYNQGLFLRKKYNNFLGPTYSPDIFYLQSTAVDRTKMSAMLEAAALWKPTEKQSFKRDLAWQPVTLFYQPRSEDTLMLIWDTCPKYAKLRHAIMNLPEIQQIQDENKQFYKELTNLTGMVISTPNDVNSLYGTLTAEKHMNLILPKWTKNYYPDKLIPLTLYDFQLNVYNDFLKRLKGGPFLKKIITDMLAKKNNTLKPEVRKMFMYIGHDSTIVTLMDVMHVWNNQMPNYNIMIMIELHENNDEWNVQIFLRNTTEYEPYPLTIPGCTTICPLEKFIQILNPMIPDNWNEECKVNGEYKPPPAPLP
- the LOC108001023 gene encoding lysosomal acid phosphatase isoform X2; this translates as MIVFKLIFFMNFIYSTLELLMLIENVKTSKHNKEIENDSLRLVTVIMRHGERAPQDTYPNDPYLNNSMEPYGWGQLTNEGRRNQYNQAVDRTKMSAMLEAAALWKPTEKQSFKRDLAWQPVTLFYQPRSEDTLMLIWDTCPKYAKLRHAIMNLPEIQQIQDENKQFYKELTNLTGMVISTPNDVNSLYGTLTAEKHMNLILPKWTKNYYPDKLIPLTLYDFQLNVYNDFLKRLKGGPFLKKIITDMLAKKNNTLKPEVRKMFMYIGHDSTIVTLMDVMHVWNNQMPNYNIMIMIELHENNDEWNVQIFLRNTTEYEPYPLTIPGCTTICPLEKFIQILNPMIPDNWNEECKVNGEYKPPPAPLP
- the LOC108001023 gene encoding lysosomal acid phosphatase isoform X5, giving the protein MRHGERAPQDTYPNDPYLNNSMEPYGWGQLTNEGRRNQYNQAVDRTKMSAMLEAAALWKPTEKQSFKRDLAWQPVTLFYQPRSEDTLMLIWDTCPKYAKLRHAIMNLPEIQQIQDENKQFYKELTNLTGMVISTPNDVNSLYGTLTAEKHMNLILPKWTKNYYPDKLIPLTLYDFQLNVYNDFLKRLKGGPFLKKIITDMLAKKNNTLKPEVRKMFMYIGHDSTIVTLMDVMHVWNNQMPNYNIMIMIELHENNDEWNVQIFLRNTTEYEPYPLTIPGCTTICPLEKFIQILNPMIPDNWNEECKVNGEYKPPPAPLP
- the LOC108001023 gene encoding lysosomal acid phosphatase isoform X3; translated protein: MIVFKLIFFMNFIYSTLELLMLIENVKTSKHNKEIENDSLRLVTVIMRHGERAPQDTYPNDPYLNNSMEPYGWGQLTNEGRRNQYNQVDRTKMSAMLEAAALWKPTEKQSFKRDLAWQPVTLFYQPRSEDTLMLIWDTCPKYAKLRHAIMNLPEIQQIQDENKQFYKELTNLTGMVISTPNDVNSLYGTLTAEKHMNLILPKWTKNYYPDKLIPLTLYDFQLNVYNDFLKRLKGGPFLKKIITDMLAKKNNTLKPEVRKMFMYIGHDSTIVTLMDVMHVWNNQMPNYNIMIMIELHENNDEWNVQIFLRNTTEYEPYPLTIPGCTTICPLEKFIQILNPMIPDNWNEECKVNGEYKPPPAPLP